A genomic region of Branchiostoma lanceolatum isolate klBraLanc5 chromosome 4, klBraLanc5.hap2, whole genome shotgun sequence contains the following coding sequences:
- the LOC136433653 gene encoding eukaryotic initiation factor 4A-III — MAGRRRTVVTDGVDTSTIEFETSEDVEVTPTFDSMGLREDLLRGIYAYGFEKPSAIQQRAIKPIVKGRDVIAQAQSGVGKTATFSISILQCLDIQMREVQALVLSPTRELATQIQKVILALGDYMSVQCHSCIGGTNVGEDIRKLDYGQHVVSGTPGRVFDMIRRRNLRTRSIKMLVLDEADEMLNKGFKEQIYDVYRYLPPATQVVLLSATLPHEILEMTTKFMTDPIRILVKRDELTLEGIKQFFVAVEREEWKFDTLCDLYDTLTITQAVIFCNTKRKVDWLTEKMREANFTVSSMHGDMPQKERDAIMKEFRSGASRVLITTDVWARGIDVPQVSLIINYDLPNNRELYIHRIGRSGRFGRKGVAINFVKSDDIRILRDIEQYYSTQIDEMPMNVADLI; from the exons ATGGCGGGTCGACGACGCACTGTGGTGACTGATGGAGTGGATACCAGCACTATCGAGTTCGAAACAAGCGAAGATGTCGAAGTTACACCAACGTTCGACTCGATGGGTCTTAGGGAAGATCTCCTGCGAGGCATTTACGCTTACG GCTTCGAGAAACCATCAGCAATCCAGCAGAGGGCTATCAAGCCTATCGTGAAGGGAAGAGATGTCATTGCGCA AGCCCAGTCTGGTGTGGGGAAAACAGCCACTTTCTCCATTTCCATCCTCCAGTGTCTGGATATCCAG ATGCGAGAGGTCCAGGCCTTGGTACTGTCCCCCACAAGAGAGCTGGCAACACAGATTCAAAAG GTGATTTTAGCCCTGGGTGACTACATGAGTGTCCAGTGCCATTCCTGCATTGGTGGCACTAATGTTGGAGAGGACATCCGCAAGTTGGACTACGGGCAGCATGTTGTGTCTGGGACACCAGGCAGAGTATTCG ACATGATCCGAAGACGTAACCTGCGTACTCGCTCCATCAAGATGCTGGTACTTGACGAGGCAGATGAGATGCTGAACAAAG GTTTTAAGGAGCAGATCTACGACGTGTACCGTTACCTGCCCCCAGCCACCCAGGTGGTTCTGTTGAGTGCCACCCTCCCTCATGAGATCCTGGAGATGACAACAAAGTTCATGACAGACCCCATCCGCATTCTGGTCAAGCG TGATGAGTTGACGCTGGAGGGTATTAAGCAGTTCTTTGTTGCTGTTGAGCGGGAAGAGTGGAAGTTTGACACCCTGTGTGACCTGTACGACACACTGACCATCACGCAGGCAGTCATCTTCtgcaacaccaaacgcaag GTTGACTGGTTGACAGAAAAGATGCGTGAGGCTAACTTCACAGTGTCGTCTATGCACGGAGACATGCCACAGAAGGAGAGGGATGCCATTATGAAGGAGTTCAGATCGGGTGCCAG CCGTGTGCTGATCACGACTGACGTCTGGGCCCGTGGTATCGATGTACCGCAGGTGTCCCTGATCATCAACTACGACCTGCCCAACAACCGTGAGTTGTACATCCACAG AATTGGTCGTTCAGGTCGGTTTGGCCGTAAGGGTGTGGCCATCAACTTTGTGAAGAGTGATGACATCAGGATCCTGAGAGATATCGAGCAGTACTACAGCACACAGATTGATGAGATGCCCATGAATG TCGCTGATCTTATCTAG
- the LOC136433654 gene encoding WD repeat-containing protein 53-like isoform X2, which produces MTQECRFTGGHQDSVLCLACSVDGVLASGGESGELCLWSVEKPGLLHQVSGLQDADVTSVCFSVKQPHVLCAAVGESVHLYDSRDMAKAVHQFKFNSEEINEVNFNEKEYFLAACDDSGEVKIIDFEGRKLFKTLRGHENICSSAKFCPKKTWGMVSGGLDQNVILWDFSRGKKLKICNMQDFVSEDGPVSAYMCNPPLVHSVDVSGQMFACGLGNSDIQMFKVEGKKSFRHTGSLQGHSQGVSQVHFPKFEVDDALVSAGNDGKIILWDLADNQKSHAASSTSSSKHGKKVVKDEGAAGTAGTVKSHISQNIDHGSKVNCLASGCVKGKRLLFVADVSPVVTAYSFGADDEKALSESH; this is translated from the coding sequence ATGACACAGGAGTGCAGGTTCACAGGCGGCCACCAGGACAGTGTGCTGTGCCTGGCCTGCAGTGTGGACGGTGTGTTAGCCAGCGGTGGGGAGAGTGGAGAGCTCTGCCTTTGGTCTGTCGAAAAGCCTGGTCTTCTACATCAAGTCTCAGGGCTTCAGGATGCCGACGTCACCTCAGTCTGCTTCTCCGTGAAGCAGCCGCATGTGCTGTGTGCAGCAGTGGGAGAGTCTGTACACCTGTATGACTCAAGGGACATGGCAAAGGCAGTTCACCAGTTCAAGTTCAACTCTGAGGAAATTAACGAAGTTAACTTTAACGAGAAAGAGTACTTTCTGGCAGCCTGTGATGACTCTGGTGAAGTTAAGATTATAGACTTTGAAGGGAGAAAGTTGTTCAAGACATTACGTGGCCATGAAAACATCTGCTCAAGTGCAAAGTTTTGCCCCAAGAAAACCTGGGGAATGGTCTCGGGGGGACTGGACCAAAATGTCATACTGTGGGACTTTTCAAGGGGAAAGAAGTTAAAGATCTGTAATATGCAGGACTTTGTTTCAGAAGATGGGCCGGTTAGTGCCTACATGTGCAATCCCCCTTTAGTTCACTCTGTTGATGTGTCAGGACAGATGTTTGCATGTGGGCTGGGGAACTCAGATATTCAGATGTTCAAAGTTGAAGGAAAGAAGTCATTTCGACACACAGGGTCACTTCAGGGACATTCACAAGGAGTTTCCCAAGTTCACTTCCCAAAATTCGAAGTAGACGACGCACTTGTATCTGCAGGCAATGATGGAAAAATAATTTTATGGGATCTTGCAGACAACCAGAAATCACATGCTGCAAGTTCTACTTCTTCTAGCAAGCATGGCAAGAAGGTAGTGAAAGATGAAGGTGCtgctggaactgcagggactgTGAAAAgccacatttctcaaaacatagaccatgggtcaaaggttaactGTTTAGCTTCAGGTTGTGTTAAAGGGAAGAGGCTGTTGTTTGTTGCAGATGTTTCACCTGTAGTTACAGCGTACTCATTTGGTGCAGATGATGAAAAGGCATTGTCTGAAAGTCATTGA
- the LOC136433654 gene encoding WD repeat-containing protein 53-like isoform X1, with protein sequence MQEQAMTQECRFTGGHQDSVLCLACSVDGVLASGGESGELCLWSVEKPGLLHQVSGLQDADVTSVCFSVKQPHVLCAAVGESVHLYDSRDMAKAVHQFKFNSEEINEVNFNEKEYFLAACDDSGEVKIIDFEGRKLFKTLRGHENICSSAKFCPKKTWGMVSGGLDQNVILWDFSRGKKLKICNMQDFVSEDGPVSAYMCNPPLVHSVDVSGQMFACGLGNSDIQMFKVEGKKSFRHTGSLQGHSQGVSQVHFPKFEVDDALVSAGNDGKIILWDLADNQKSHAASSTSSSKHGKKVVKDEGAAGTAGTVKSHISQNIDHGSKVNCLASGCVKGKRLLFVADVSPVVTAYSFGADDEKALSESH encoded by the coding sequence ATGCAGGAGCAAGCCATGACACAGGAGTGCAGGTTCACAGGCGGCCACCAGGACAGTGTGCTGTGCCTGGCCTGCAGTGTGGACGGTGTGTTAGCCAGCGGTGGGGAGAGTGGAGAGCTCTGCCTTTGGTCTGTCGAAAAGCCTGGTCTTCTACATCAAGTCTCAGGGCTTCAGGATGCCGACGTCACCTCAGTCTGCTTCTCCGTGAAGCAGCCGCATGTGCTGTGTGCAGCAGTGGGAGAGTCTGTACACCTGTATGACTCAAGGGACATGGCAAAGGCAGTTCACCAGTTCAAGTTCAACTCTGAGGAAATTAACGAAGTTAACTTTAACGAGAAAGAGTACTTTCTGGCAGCCTGTGATGACTCTGGTGAAGTTAAGATTATAGACTTTGAAGGGAGAAAGTTGTTCAAGACATTACGTGGCCATGAAAACATCTGCTCAAGTGCAAAGTTTTGCCCCAAGAAAACCTGGGGAATGGTCTCGGGGGGACTGGACCAAAATGTCATACTGTGGGACTTTTCAAGGGGAAAGAAGTTAAAGATCTGTAATATGCAGGACTTTGTTTCAGAAGATGGGCCGGTTAGTGCCTACATGTGCAATCCCCCTTTAGTTCACTCTGTTGATGTGTCAGGACAGATGTTTGCATGTGGGCTGGGGAACTCAGATATTCAGATGTTCAAAGTTGAAGGAAAGAAGTCATTTCGACACACAGGGTCACTTCAGGGACATTCACAAGGAGTTTCCCAAGTTCACTTCCCAAAATTCGAAGTAGACGACGCACTTGTATCTGCAGGCAATGATGGAAAAATAATTTTATGGGATCTTGCAGACAACCAGAAATCACATGCTGCAAGTTCTACTTCTTCTAGCAAGCATGGCAAGAAGGTAGTGAAAGATGAAGGTGCtgctggaactgcagggactgTGAAAAgccacatttctcaaaacatagaccatgggtcaaaggttaactGTTTAGCTTCAGGTTGTGTTAAAGGGAAGAGGCTGTTGTTTGTTGCAGATGTTTCACCTGTAGTTACAGCGTACTCATTTGGTGCAGATGATGAAAAGGCATTGTCTGAAAGTCATTGA
- the LOC136433652 gene encoding radial spoke head protein 4 homolog A-like, protein MSTKGSKSGTPEPQNNANLQREMEIQNAKSYMLKASTNTGLNLYDHLSRVLTKVLDERPENVVDIIEDISKEAKRSKFVYKGDTVRDEFDKTTEVALAETHKMLFEKGEGEGGEPEAEEEVETPLPNIMELSYYFEQAGIGLSREECFRIFLALKQLVDTRPLQTVRFWGKVLGTEMNYIVAEVEYREGEEEEEEEEEGEDKDEEKDEEPQDEEEGEGEEDDIPKPDYKPPPVIPKEENRTGANKKVYFVCNEAGKEWVKLPPVTPAQLAVARKIKKFLTGRLEAPIISYPPFPGNESNYLRAQISRISAGTQVSPLGFFQFDEEEEEQEEGEEARDTYVENPDYEPVPVRDLTDPSLANWVHHVQHILPQGRCTWFNPVQKQEDEFEDEEDEEEKEEPDEPEPEVGPPLLTPVSEDVEIDGMPPWTAKVSSHLVPQYAIAVVRSNLWPGSVAFCHARRFENIYVGWGHKYASENYSPPPPPAVQDEFPSGPEITEIDDPTVEEEAALKAAKEEHLGEAEEMEDVEDEDEDDD, encoded by the exons ATGAGTACGAAGGGTTCCAAATCGGGAACTCCGGAGCCGCAGAACAATGCCAACCTTCAGCGAGAGATGGAGATCCAAAACGCCAAATCTTACATGCTCAAGGCTAGCACCAACACAGGACTCAACCT ATATGACCATCTGAGTAGAGTTCTCACAAAGGTTCTAGACGAGAGACCAGAAAATGTTGTTG ATATCATTGAAGACATCAGCAAAGAGGCAAAGAGGTCCAAGTTTGTGTACAAGGGAGACACCGTCAGAGATGAGTTTGACAAGACTACAGAGGTGGCACTGGCAGAGACACACAAAATGCTGTTTGAG AAAGGAGAAGGCGAAGGTGGTGAGCCCGAGGCTGAGGAAGAGGTggagacccccctccccaacatcaTGGAGCTTTCCTATTACTTTGAGCAGGCTGGG ATCGGCCTGAGCAGGGAGGAGTGCTTCCGCATCTTCCTGGCCTTGAAGCAGCTGGTGGACACCCGACCCCTGCAGACCGTCCGCTTCTGGGGCAAAGTTCTGGGCACAGAGATGAACTACATCGTGGCAGAGGTGGAGTAcagggagggggaggaggaggaggaagaagaggaggag GGAGAAGACAAGGATGAAGAGAAGGATGAAGAACCACAAGATGAGGAAG AGGGTGAGGGAGAGGAGGATGACATCCCCAAGCCTGACTACAAGCCCCCACCTGTCATTCCTAAGGAGGAGAACAGGACAGGAGCCAACAAGAAGGTCTACTTCGTCTGCAATGAAG CTGGTAAGGAATGGGTGAAGCTCCCCCCAGTCACACCAGCCCAGCTCGCTGTGGCCAGGAAGATCAAGAAGTTCCTGACAGGCAGATTAGAAGCACCT ATCATCAGCTACCCACCGTTCCCGGGCAACGAGTCCAACTACCTGCGTGCACAGATCTCACGTATCTCAGCTGGTACCCAGGTCAGCCCGCTGggcttcttccagtttgatgaggaggaagaagagcaAGAGGAGGGAGAAGAGG CTCGTGACACCTACGTGGAGAACCCTGACTACGAGCCTGTGCCCGTGCGGGACCTGACAGACCCCTCCCTGGCCAACTGGGTGCACCACGTGCAGCACATCCTGCCGCAGGGCCGCTGCACCTGGTTCAACCCCGTCCAGAAGCAGGAGGATGAGTTtgaagatgaggaggatgaggaggagaaggaggagccTGATGAGCCGGAGCCTGAAGTTGGACCACCTCTCCTCACGCCTGTGTCTGAGGATGTTG AAATCGATGGCATGCCCCCGTGGACAGCCAAGGTCTCGTCTCACCTAGTGCCTCAGTATGCCATCGCTGTTGTGCGGTCCAACCTGTGGCCTGGATCAGTCGCCTTCTGCCATGCCAG GAGGTTTGAGAACATCTACGTCGGCTGGGGCCACAAGTACGCCAGTGAGAACTACAGCCCGCCACCGCCTCCCGCAGTCCAGGACGAGTTCCCCAGCGGACCGGAGATTACGGAGATCGATGACCCAACAGTGGAGGAGGAGGCCGCCCTGAAGGCAGCCAAGGAGGAGCATCTGGGCGAGGCTGAGGAGATGGAGGATGTAGAGGACGAGGATGAAGACGATGATTAG
- the LOC136433649 gene encoding BOS complex subunit TMEM147-like, which translates to MTLFHFGNCVALAYVPYFLTYKFSGLSEYSAFWKCVQAGGAYLATQLCKMLILATFFPASETGGGNLDVIGEFLKTSVDFGDLIGIQLIMSSIPGKGEIKIMTAAMGWATAELVMTRFIPMWVGARGVEFDWKYIQMSLESNINLVQHIAAAVLVWLWSRHDFNRSLLPVVGTLLGLSVYRPLIVEILIHAVGLGSWTLLLAKALFTGAVGLVTLQLYVGLVHSNPSNHYD; encoded by the exons ATGACGCTATTTCACTTTGGGAACTGCGTAGCTCTGGCCTACGTACCATACTTTCTCACCTACAAGTTTTCAGGATT GTCAGAATACAGTGCCTTTTGGAAATGTGTGCAGGCAGGAGGAGCTTATCTGGCCACTCAGTTGTGCAAG ATGCTGATCCTGGCCACCTTCTTCCCAGCATCAGAAACAGGAGGAGGGAACCTTGACGTGATTGGG GAATTCCTGAAGACTTCGGTAGATTTTGGTGATCTGATCGGGATCCAGCTGATCATGAGCAGCATTCCGGGGAAGGGGGAGATCAAGATCATGACGGCAGCCATGGGCTGGGCCACGGCAGAACTAGTCATGACCCGCTTCATCCCAATGTGGGTGGGGGCTCGTGGAGTCGAGTTTGACTGGAAGTACATCCAGATGAGCTTAGAATCCAACATCAACCTG GTCCAGCATATAGCAGCTGCAGTCCTTGTGTGGCTGTGGAGCAGACATGACTTCAACCGTAGCCTGTTACCTGTTGTTGGCACCCTCCTGGGGCTGAGTGTGTACAGACCTCTCATTGTAGA AATTTTGATCCATGCTGTTGGCCTTGGTTCCTGGACCCTCCTGCTGGCCAAGGCTTTGTTCACTGGAGCTGTTGGCCTAGTAACTCTCCAGTTGTATGTTGGACTGGTTCACAGTAACCCAAGCAACCACTACGACTGA